One window of Kosakonia cowanii JCM 10956 = DSM 18146 genomic DNA carries:
- the rsxD gene encoding electron transport complex subunit RsxD, giving the protein MVFRIASSPYTHNQRQTSRIMLLVTLATIPGIAAQLWFFGWGTLIQLILAIVSALLAEGLVLKLRKQSVSTILADNSALLTGLLLAISIPSFAPWWMVVLGTVFAVIIAKQLYGGLGHNPFNPAMIGYVVLLISFPVQMTSWLPPHDIARTVPGLLDALQVIFTGHSTTGATMDALRMGVDGISQATPLDTFKTSLHAGHSVEQIMQYPIYSGVLAGAGWQWVNLGYLAGGIFLLSQNTIRWHIPVSFLLSLTLCATLGWLFAPQTFLAPQLHLLSGATMLGAFFILTDPVTASTTNKGRLIFGALAGLLVWLIRSFGGYPDGVAFAVLLANITVPLIDYYTRPRVYGHR; this is encoded by the coding sequence ATGGTTTTCAGAATCGCAAGTTCCCCTTACACCCATAACCAGCGCCAGACCTCGCGCATTATGCTGCTGGTCACGCTGGCGACGATACCGGGCATCGCCGCGCAGCTGTGGTTCTTCGGCTGGGGAACCTTGATCCAGCTTATCCTCGCTATCGTCAGCGCCCTGCTGGCGGAAGGGCTGGTGCTGAAACTGCGCAAACAGTCCGTCAGCACCATTCTGGCGGATAACTCGGCCCTGTTAACCGGCCTGCTGCTCGCCATCAGCATCCCCTCTTTTGCACCGTGGTGGATGGTGGTACTGGGCACCGTGTTTGCGGTGATTATCGCCAAGCAGCTGTATGGCGGTCTCGGCCATAACCCCTTTAACCCCGCGATGATCGGCTATGTGGTGCTGCTTATCTCCTTCCCGGTGCAGATGACCAGCTGGTTGCCGCCCCATGATATTGCGCGCACGGTGCCCGGTTTGCTGGATGCCCTTCAGGTGATCTTTACCGGTCACAGCACCACGGGTGCAACGATGGATGCCCTGCGCATGGGGGTGGATGGCATCAGCCAGGCGACACCGCTCGACACCTTTAAAACCTCGCTGCATGCCGGACACAGCGTTGAGCAGATTATGCAGTACCCGATCTACAGCGGCGTGCTGGCAGGTGCAGGCTGGCAGTGGGTCAACCTTGGCTATCTGGCGGGCGGGATCTTTTTGCTGTCGCAAAATACCATTCGCTGGCATATCCCGGTCAGCTTCCTGCTCTCACTGACCCTGTGCGCCACCCTTGGCTGGCTCTTCGCCCCGCAGACCTTTTTAGCCCCGCAGCTGCATCTGCTCTCGGGTGCGACGATGCTCGGCGCGTTCTTTATTCTTACGGATCCGGTCACCGCCTCGACCACTAACAAAGGTCGTCTGATTTTCGGCGCGCTGGCCGGTTTGCTGGTGTGGCTGATCCGCAGCTTCGGCGGCTACCCGGATGGCGTCGCCTTTGCGGTGCTGCTGGCGAATATCACCGTGCCGCTGATTGATTACTACACGCGACCGCGCGTGTACGGACATCGTTAA
- a CDS encoding CopD family protein, whose protein sequence is MNFHPWINAVHIVSAIVWIGGMLMSAMVAQWSLRQKDKSTTLVLLNDVRSWNRRMTSPAMIVLWIAGIAMLVAYGQMPHLWLIIKIVFVVLLSGLHGFLSATLRRLANGEALKRTGALNNATLLLVLFTVVITVLAVVRPF, encoded by the coding sequence ATGAATTTTCATCCGTGGATCAACGCAGTACATATTGTCAGCGCAATCGTCTGGATTGGCGGCATGCTGATGAGCGCCATGGTGGCGCAGTGGAGCCTGCGACAGAAAGATAAAAGCACCACCCTGGTTCTGCTTAACGATGTACGCAGCTGGAACCGCAGAATGACCAGCCCGGCGATGATCGTGCTGTGGATTGCCGGTATCGCCATGCTGGTGGCCTACGGGCAGATGCCGCACCTGTGGTTAATCATCAAGATCGTGTTTGTGGTGCTGCTATCGGGCCTGCACGGCTTTCTCTCCGCCACGCTGCGTCGGCTGGCGAACGGTGAAGCCCTGAAGCGTACAGGCGCGCTGAACAACGCTACGCTGCTGCTGGTGCTCTTTACCGTGGTGATTACGGTACTGGCGGTGGTACGCCCCTTCTGA
- the pdxH gene encoding pyridoxamine 5'-phosphate oxidase, with the protein MTDNDQLQHIAHLRREYTKGGLRRADLPAEPLTLFERWLGQACEAQLADPTAMVVATVDEQGQPYQRIVLLKHYDEKGLVFYTNLGSRKAQHLEHNPAISLLFPWHMLERQVMVTGKAERLSTLEVVKYFHSRPRDSQIGAWVSKQSSRISARGILESKFLELKQKFQQGEVPLPSFWGGYRIPIEQMEFWQGGANRLHDRFLYQRENGAWKIDRLAP; encoded by the coding sequence ATGACTGATAACGATCAATTGCAGCACATTGCGCACCTGCGCCGTGAGTACACCAAAGGCGGTCTGCGCCGCGCCGACCTTCCCGCTGAACCCTTAACGCTCTTTGAGCGCTGGCTTGGCCAGGCGTGTGAAGCGCAGCTCGCCGACCCGACTGCCATGGTGGTCGCCACCGTTGATGAGCAAGGGCAACCCTATCAGCGCATCGTGCTGCTCAAGCACTACGACGAAAAAGGGCTGGTGTTCTACACCAACCTCGGTAGCCGTAAAGCGCAGCATCTGGAACATAATCCGGCTATCAGCCTGCTCTTTCCGTGGCACATGCTGGAGCGCCAGGTGATGGTGACCGGCAAAGCGGAGCGTCTCTCCACCCTTGAAGTAGTGAAGTATTTCCACAGCCGCCCGCGCGACAGCCAAATCGGCGCATGGGTCTCGAAGCAATCAAGCCGCATCTCTGCGCGCGGTATCCTCGAAAGCAAATTCCTCGAACTGAAACAGAAATTCCAGCAAGGCGAGGTGCCACTGCCCAGTTTCTGGGGCGGCTATCGCATCCCGATTGAGCAGATGGAGTTCTGGCAGGGCGGTGCAAATCGTCTGCACGATCGTTTTTTGTACCAGCGTGAAAATGGCGCGTGGAAAATCGACCGTCTGGCACCGTAA
- the rsxA gene encoding electron transport complex subunit RsxA: MTDYLLLFIGTVLVNNFVLVKFLGLCPFMGVSKKLESAMGMGLATTFVMTMASICSWLIDNWVLIPLNLVYLRTLSFILIIAVVVQFTEMVVRKTSPALYRLLGIFLPLITTNCAVLGVALLNINLGHNFMQSALYGFAAAVGFSLVMVLFAAIRERLAVADVPAPFRGNAIALVTAGLMSLAFMGFSGLVKL; this comes from the coding sequence ATGACAGACTATCTTCTGCTATTTATCGGAACGGTACTGGTCAACAACTTCGTACTGGTGAAGTTTCTTGGCCTGTGTCCGTTTATGGGCGTTTCCAAAAAGCTGGAAAGCGCAATGGGTATGGGGCTCGCAACCACCTTCGTCATGACCATGGCTTCGATCTGCTCATGGCTTATCGACAACTGGGTGCTGATCCCGTTGAACCTGGTCTATCTGCGCACCCTCTCCTTTATCCTGATTATTGCCGTGGTGGTGCAGTTCACCGAGATGGTGGTGCGTAAAACCAGCCCGGCGCTCTATCGCCTGCTCGGTATCTTTCTGCCGCTTATCACCACCAACTGCGCGGTGCTCGGCGTCGCGCTGCTCAACATCAACCTTGGGCACAACTTTATGCAGTCGGCGCTGTATGGCTTCGCCGCCGCCGTCGGCTTCTCACTGGTGATGGTGCTGTTCGCCGCGATCCGCGAACGCCTTGCCGTCGCCGATGTTCCCGCGCCGTTTCGCGGTAATGCGATTGCGTTAGTTACTGCCGGCTTAATGTCTCTGGCCTTTATGGGCTTTAGTGGTCTGGTAAAACTGTAA
- a CDS encoding electron transport complex subunit E, whose protein sequence is MSEVKEVIVQGLWKNNSALVQLLGMCPLLAVTSTATNALGLGLATTLVLTLTNLFISLLRRWTPSEIRIPIYVMIIASVVSAVQMLINAYAFGLYQSLGIFIPLIVTNCIVVGRAEAFAAKKGPALSALDGFAIGMGATGAMFVLGSMREMLGNGTLFDGADGLLGSWAKGLRIEVFHTDSPFLLAMLPPGAFIGLGMMLAVKYLIDQKMKKRREAAAAAQVNDAPETSPGKA, encoded by the coding sequence ATGAGCGAAGTAAAAGAGGTTATTGTCCAGGGGTTGTGGAAAAACAACTCCGCGCTGGTGCAGTTACTCGGCATGTGTCCGCTGCTGGCGGTAACGTCGACCGCTACCAACGCCCTCGGGCTGGGGCTGGCGACTACGCTGGTACTGACCCTGACTAACCTGTTTATCTCCCTGCTGCGGCGCTGGACGCCGTCGGAGATCCGTATTCCCATCTACGTGATGATCATCGCCTCGGTGGTCAGCGCCGTGCAGATGCTGATCAACGCCTATGCTTTCGGCCTCTATCAGTCGCTGGGCATCTTTATTCCGCTGATCGTCACCAACTGCATCGTGGTCGGTCGCGCAGAGGCGTTTGCGGCGAAAAAAGGGCCGGCGCTGTCGGCGCTGGATGGTTTTGCCATCGGCATGGGGGCGACCGGCGCAATGTTTGTGCTCGGTTCAATGCGTGAGATGCTCGGCAACGGCACGCTGTTTGACGGCGCGGATGGCCTGCTGGGCAGTTGGGCCAAAGGGCTGCGCATCGAAGTGTTCCATACGGACTCCCCGTTCCTGCTGGCGATGCTGCCGCCGGGCGCGTTTATCGGCCTCGGTATGATGCTGGCAGTGAAATACTTAATCGATCAGAAAATGAAAAAACGTCGTGAAGCCGCTGCCGCCGCGCAGGTCAACGACGCGCCAGAGACCTCGCCCGGGAAGGCATAA
- the gstA gene encoding glutathione transferase GstA — MKLFYKPGACSLASHIALREAGKEIALISVDLMKKRLEDGEDFFAINPKGQVPALLLDDSTLITEGVAIMQYVADNAPQSQLLPAVGTLPRYKALEWLNYIATELHKGFTPLFRPDTPEEYKPTVRAQLEKKLHYVNDALSGNGWISGEHFTIADGYLFTVLRWAHAVKLDMSGLGNIEAYMSRVAARPAVAAALSAEGIA, encoded by the coding sequence ATGAAACTGTTCTACAAGCCAGGTGCCTGCTCACTTGCCTCCCATATCGCCCTGCGCGAAGCCGGGAAAGAGATCGCCCTTATCAGCGTCGATCTGATGAAAAAACGTCTGGAAGATGGCGAAGACTTTTTCGCGATTAACCCGAAAGGCCAGGTTCCGGCGCTGCTGCTGGATGACAGCACGCTGATCACCGAAGGCGTTGCCATTATGCAGTACGTTGCGGATAACGCGCCGCAAAGCCAGCTGCTGCCGGCTGTCGGTACGCTGCCGCGCTACAAGGCGCTGGAGTGGCTGAACTATATCGCCACCGAGCTGCACAAGGGCTTTACCCCGCTGTTCCGCCCGGATACGCCGGAAGAGTACAAACCGACCGTGCGCGCACAGCTGGAGAAGAAGCTGCACTACGTTAACGACGCCCTGAGCGGTAACGGCTGGATCAGTGGCGAGCACTTCACCATTGCCGATGGCTATCTCTTCACCGTGCTGCGCTGGGCGCATGCGGTAAAACTCGATATGAGCGGTCTTGGCAATATCGAAGCCTACATGTCACGCGTGGCGGCACGCCCGGCGGTGGCTGCGGCACTCTCCGCGGAAGGCATTGCCTGA
- the tyrS gene encoding tyrosine--tRNA ligase, translating to MASSNLIKQLQERGLVAQVTDEEALAERLAQGPIALYCGFDPTADSLHLGHLVPLLCLKRFQQAGHKPVALVGGATGLIGDPSFKASERKLNTEDTVQEWVDKIRNQVAPFLDFDCGENAAIAANNYDWFGSMNVLTFLRDIGKHFSVNQMINKEAVKQRLNRDDVGISFTEFSYNLLQGYDFACLNERYGVALQIGGSDQWGNITSGIDLTRRLHQNQVFGLTVPLITKADGTKFGKTEGGAVWLDPKKTSPYKFYQFWINTADADVYRFLKFFTFMDIAEINALEEEDKNSGKAPRAQYVLAEQVTRLVHGDEGLTAAKRITASLFNGTLSDLSEADFEQLAQDGVPMVEMEKGADLMQALVDSELQPSRGQARKTIASNAVTINGEKQADPEYFFTDADRLFGRYTLLRRGKKNYCLVCWK from the coding sequence ATGGCTAGCAGTAACTTGATTAAACAATTGCAAGAGCGGGGCCTGGTGGCCCAGGTGACGGATGAGGAAGCGTTAGCAGAGCGACTGGCGCAGGGGCCAATCGCGCTCTATTGCGGCTTCGATCCCACCGCTGACAGCTTGCATTTGGGGCATCTGGTTCCTTTGTTATGCCTGAAACGCTTCCAGCAGGCGGGTCACAAACCGGTCGCGCTGGTGGGCGGCGCCACGGGGCTTATCGGCGATCCGAGCTTTAAAGCCTCAGAGCGTAAACTCAATACCGAAGATACCGTGCAGGAGTGGGTCGACAAGATCCGCAACCAGGTGGCACCGTTCCTCGATTTTGACTGCGGCGAGAACGCAGCTATCGCGGCGAACAACTACGACTGGTTCGGCAGCATGAACGTGCTGACCTTCCTGCGCGACATCGGTAAGCATTTCTCTGTTAACCAGATGATTAACAAAGAAGCGGTCAAACAGCGTCTGAACCGCGATGATGTCGGCATCTCCTTCACTGAATTCTCCTACAACCTGCTGCAGGGCTATGACTTTGCCTGCCTGAACGAGCGCTACGGCGTGGCGTTGCAGATTGGCGGCTCCGATCAGTGGGGCAACATCACCTCCGGTATCGATCTGACCCGTCGTCTGCATCAGAACCAGGTCTTCGGCCTGACCGTACCGCTGATCACCAAAGCCGACGGCACCAAGTTTGGTAAAACCGAAGGCGGCGCGGTGTGGCTCGATCCGAAGAAAACCAGCCCGTACAAGTTCTACCAGTTCTGGATCAATACCGCCGATGCCGATGTCTATCGCTTCCTGAAATTCTTCACCTTTATGGACATCGCTGAGATCAACGCGCTGGAAGAAGAGGATAAGAACAGCGGGAAAGCGCCGCGCGCGCAGTATGTGCTGGCCGAGCAGGTAACACGTCTGGTTCACGGTGACGAGGGTCTGACCGCCGCGAAACGCATCACCGCAAGCCTGTTCAACGGCACGCTGAGCGATCTCAGCGAAGCCGACTTTGAACAGCTGGCGCAGGATGGCGTACCGATGGTTGAGATGGAGAAGGGCGCGGATCTGATGCAGGCGCTGGTGGATTCCGAGCTACAGCCGTCCCGCGGCCAGGCGCGCAAAACCATCGCCTCTAACGCGGTCACCATTAACGGTGAAAAGCAGGCCGATCCGGAGTACTTCTTTACCGATGCCGACCGTCTGTTTGGTCGCTACACGCTGCTGCGTCGCGGTAAGAAGAACTACTGCCTGGTGTGCTGGAAGTAA
- the dtpA gene encoding dipeptide/tripeptide permease DtpA, which yields MSTANKPTESVSMNAFKQPKAFYLIFSIELWERFGYYGLQGIMAVYLVKQLGMSESDSITLFSSFSALVYGLVAIGGWLGDKVLGTKRVILLGAIVLALGYALVAWSGHDASIVYMGMAAIAVGNGLFKANPSSLLSTCYDKDDPRLDGAFTMYYMAVNVGSFFSMLATPWLAARFGWSTAFGLSVVGLLITIVNFAFCKRWVKNYGSKPDFEPLRIGYLLATIVGIAVLIAIATWLLHNQGIARMVLGVIALGIIAIFAKETFTLRGAARRKMIVAFILMVQAIVFFVLYSQMPTSLNFFAIRNVEHTLFGIAFEPEQYQALNPFWIIIGSPILAAIYNKMGDTLPMPHKFAIGMVLCSGAFLVLPLGTKFASDAGIVSVSWLIASYGLQSIGELMISGLGLAMVAQLVPQRLMGFIMGSWFLTTAGANIIAGYVANQMAIPENVTDPLMSLNIYGSVFLQIGIATAVIAVLMVLTAPKLNRMTQSRDDADEASKTATA from the coding sequence GTGTCAACTGCAAACAAACCAACAGAAAGCGTCAGCATGAACGCTTTCAAACAACCGAAAGCGTTCTATCTCATCTTCTCGATCGAATTGTGGGAACGTTTTGGTTACTACGGCCTGCAAGGGATCATGGCCGTTTACCTGGTTAAGCAACTGGGAATGTCGGAATCAGACTCCATTACGCTCTTCTCCTCCTTCAGCGCACTGGTCTATGGCCTGGTGGCTATCGGCGGCTGGCTGGGCGATAAAGTGCTCGGTACTAAACGTGTGATCCTGCTGGGCGCGATTGTGCTGGCGCTCGGTTATGCGCTGGTGGCCTGGTCAGGTCACGATGCCAGCATCGTCTATATGGGCATGGCAGCGATTGCTGTCGGTAACGGTCTGTTTAAAGCCAACCCCTCTTCGCTGCTCTCAACTTGCTATGACAAGGATGACCCGCGTCTCGACGGTGCGTTCACCATGTATTACATGGCGGTGAACGTTGGCTCCTTCTTCTCAATGCTGGCAACGCCTTGGCTTGCTGCCCGCTTTGGCTGGAGCACCGCGTTTGGTCTGAGCGTCGTTGGCCTGCTGATCACCATCGTTAACTTTGCGTTCTGCAAACGCTGGGTGAAAAACTACGGCTCCAAACCGGACTTCGAACCGCTGCGCATCGGCTACCTGCTGGCGACTATCGTCGGTATTGCGGTGCTGATCGCCATCGCCACCTGGCTGCTGCATAACCAGGGTATCGCGCGTATGGTACTGGGCGTGATCGCGCTGGGCATTATCGCCATCTTCGCGAAAGAGACCTTTACCCTGCGGGGCGCGGCGCGTCGCAAGATGATCGTCGCCTTTATCCTGATGGTGCAGGCTATCGTCTTCTTCGTGCTCTACAGCCAGATGCCGACCTCCCTGAACTTCTTCGCTATCCGTAACGTTGAACATACCCTGTTCGGCATCGCGTTTGAGCCGGAGCAGTATCAGGCGCTGAACCCGTTCTGGATCATTATCGGTAGCCCGATTCTTGCCGCTATCTATAACAAAATGGGCGATACCCTGCCGATGCCGCACAAGTTTGCCATCGGGATGGTGCTCTGCTCCGGCGCGTTCCTCGTGCTGCCGCTGGGCACCAAGTTCGCCTCTGATGCCGGTATTGTTTCCGTAAGCTGGCTGATTGCGAGCTACGGCCTGCAGAGTATTGGTGAGCTGATGATCTCCGGCCTTGGTCTGGCGATGGTCGCACAGCTGGTGCCGCAGCGTCTGATGGGCTTTATTATGGGCAGCTGGTTCCTGACCACCGCGGGCGCGAATATCATCGCCGGCTACGTGGCCAACCAGATGGCGATCCCGGAGAACGTCACCGACCCGCTGATGTCTCTGAACATCTACGGTAGCGTCTTCCTGCAGATTGGTATTGCGACGGCGGTGATTGCCGTGCTGATGGTGCTGACCGCGCCGAAGCTGAACCGCATGACCCAGAGCCGTGACGACGCGGATGAAGCGTCCAAAACCGCCACTGCGTAA
- the nth gene encoding endonuclease III, producing the protein MNKAKRLEILTRLRENNPHPTTELNFTSPFELLIAVLLSAQATDVSVNKATALLYPVANTPLAMLELGVDGVKQYIKTIGLYNSKAENVIKTCRILLEKHGGEVPEDRAALEALPGVGRKTANVVLNTAFGWPTIAVDTHIFRVSNRTRFAPGKNVEEVEEKLLKVVPAEFKVDCHHWLILHGRYTCIARKPRCGSCIIEDLCEYDSKTD; encoded by the coding sequence ATGAATAAAGCGAAACGCCTCGAAATCCTCACCCGGCTGCGGGAGAACAACCCGCATCCGACCACCGAACTGAACTTCACCTCGCCGTTTGAACTGCTGATCGCCGTGCTGCTCTCAGCCCAGGCGACGGATGTCAGCGTCAATAAAGCGACGGCGCTGCTCTACCCGGTTGCCAATACGCCGCTGGCGATGTTGGAGCTGGGCGTTGATGGCGTGAAGCAGTACATCAAAACCATCGGCCTTTACAACAGCAAAGCGGAGAACGTCATTAAGACCTGCCGCATTTTGCTGGAAAAACATGGTGGCGAAGTGCCAGAAGATCGCGCCGCGCTGGAAGCCCTGCCGGGCGTCGGGCGTAAAACCGCCAATGTGGTGCTGAATACCGCTTTTGGCTGGCCGACTATCGCCGTTGATACCCATATTTTCCGCGTCTCTAACCGCACGCGCTTTGCGCCGGGGAAGAATGTCGAAGAGGTGGAGGAGAAGCTGCTGAAAGTGGTGCCGGCGGAGTTTAAAGTCGACTGCCATCACTGGCTTATTCTGCACGGGCGATACACCTGCATCGCCCGTAAACCCCGCTGCGGCTCCTGCATCATTGAAGATTTGTGCGAATACGACAGTAAGACCGATTAA
- the rsxC gene encoding electron transport complex subunit RsxC: protein MLKLFSAFRKEKLWDFHGGIHPPEMKTQSNGTPLRQLPLANRFVIPLKQHIGAEGELCVSVGDSVLRGQPLTRGRGRMLPVHAPTSGTVVAIAPHATAHPSALPELSVIIEADGEDRWIAREGWQDYRAQSVEALIERIHQFGVAGLGGAGFPTGAKLQGAGDKVDTLIINAAECEPYITADDRLMQDCAAQIMEGVRILAHILQPRQVLIGIEDNKPQAISMMRAVLAGSHDIQLKVIPTKYPSGGAKQLTQILTGKQVPHGGRSSDIGVLMQNVGTAYAVKRAVIDGEPLTERVVTLTGEAVTRPGNVWARLGTPVRHLLDYAGFQPSAEQLVIMGGPLMGFTLPWLDVPVVKITNCLLAPSASEMGETQEEKGCIRCSACADACPADLLPQQLYWFSKGQQHDKAIAHNLSDCIECGACAWVCPSNIPLVQYFRQEKAEISAIAEEERRTAEAKARFEARQARLEREKLARQARHKQAAAKPGEEDKQAIEAALSRVKEKQAAAAEPVVVQAGAEPDNRDVIAAREARKAEARARQAEKAQQTAEGDDPRKSAVEAAITRAKARKAEHAQKVAAATEPETTELVDPRKAAVEAAIARAKARKAEQAQKEMPAAEPETSEPVDPRKAAVEAAIARAKARKAEQAQKETPAAEPETSEPVDPRKAAVEAAIARAKARKAEQAQKETPAAEPESSEPVDPRKAAVEAAIARAKARKAEQAQKETPAAEPESSEPVDPRKAAVEAAIARAKARKAEQARAQSSAEKASTHTQAANDEPRKAAVAAAIARVQAKKAAQQAVNED from the coding sequence ATGCTTAAGTTATTTTCCGCATTCCGAAAAGAGAAACTGTGGGATTTTCACGGCGGCATCCATCCGCCGGAGATGAAAACCCAGTCTAACGGTACGCCGCTGCGTCAACTGCCGCTGGCGAACCGTTTTGTCATTCCCTTAAAGCAGCATATCGGCGCTGAAGGCGAACTGTGCGTCAGCGTGGGCGATAGCGTTTTGCGCGGACAGCCGCTGACCCGCGGCCGCGGTCGTATGCTGCCGGTGCACGCGCCGACCTCCGGCACCGTTGTGGCGATTGCCCCTCACGCTACCGCACACCCCTCCGCCCTGCCTGAACTGAGCGTCATTATCGAAGCGGACGGCGAAGATCGCTGGATTGCGCGCGAAGGGTGGCAGGATTATCGCGCCCAGAGCGTTGAAGCGCTGATTGAGCGCATCCATCAGTTCGGCGTTGCCGGGCTGGGCGGAGCTGGCTTCCCGACTGGTGCGAAGCTGCAAGGCGCCGGCGATAAAGTCGATACGCTGATTATCAATGCTGCCGAGTGCGAACCCTATATCACCGCCGACGATCGCCTGATGCAGGATTGCGCCGCGCAGATTATGGAAGGGGTGCGCATCCTCGCGCATATCCTTCAGCCGCGCCAGGTGCTGATCGGTATCGAAGATAATAAACCGCAGGCGATCTCGATGATGCGTGCGGTGCTGGCGGGCAGCCACGATATTCAGCTGAAAGTGATCCCGACCAAATACCCCTCCGGCGGCGCAAAACAGCTGACGCAGATCCTCACCGGAAAGCAGGTGCCGCACGGTGGCCGCTCGTCCGATATCGGCGTGCTGATGCAGAACGTCGGCACCGCCTACGCGGTGAAGCGCGCGGTGATTGACGGTGAACCGTTAACCGAGCGCGTGGTGACTCTGACCGGTGAAGCGGTTACCCGGCCGGGCAACGTCTGGGCGCGGCTCGGCACGCCGGTTCGTCACCTGCTCGATTACGCTGGCTTCCAGCCTTCGGCAGAACAGCTGGTGATTATGGGCGGCCCGCTGATGGGCTTTACCCTGCCGTGGCTGGATGTGCCGGTGGTCAAAATTACTAACTGCCTGCTCGCCCCTTCGGCCAGTGAAATGGGCGAAACGCAGGAAGAGAAAGGGTGCATCCGTTGCAGCGCCTGCGCCGACGCCTGCCCGGCGGACTTACTGCCGCAGCAGCTCTACTGGTTCAGCAAAGGGCAACAGCACGACAAAGCCATCGCACACAATCTCTCCGACTGCATCGAGTGTGGTGCCTGCGCATGGGTCTGCCCGAGCAATATTCCGCTGGTGCAATATTTCCGCCAGGAGAAAGCGGAGATCTCCGCCATCGCCGAGGAAGAGCGACGCACCGCCGAAGCGAAGGCGCGTTTTGAAGCCCGTCAGGCGCGCCTTGAGCGCGAGAAACTGGCGCGCCAGGCGCGACACAAGCAGGCCGCCGCGAAGCCTGGCGAAGAGGATAAGCAGGCAATTGAAGCCGCGCTTTCACGCGTGAAAGAGAAACAGGCCGCTGCCGCAGAGCCGGTGGTGGTGCAGGCTGGCGCCGAGCCGGATAACCGTGACGTGATTGCCGCCCGCGAAGCGCGTAAAGCCGAGGCGCGCGCGCGTCAGGCGGAAAAAGCGCAGCAGACGGCTGAAGGCGACGATCCGCGCAAATCCGCGGTCGAAGCAGCGATTACCCGCGCCAAAGCCCGTAAAGCTGAGCATGCGCAGAAAGTCGCTGCCGCTACCGAACCGGAAACCACCGAACTGGTCGATCCGCGCAAAGCCGCCGTTGAAGCAGCGATTGCCCGTGCGAAAGCACGTAAAGCGGAGCAGGCACAGAAAGAGATGCCTGCTGCCGAGCCGGAAACAAGTGAGCCGGTCGACCCGCGCAAAGCCGCCGTTGAAGCGGCGATTGCCCGTGCCAAAGCACGTAAAGCGGAGCAGGCACAGAAAGAGACGCCTGCTGCCGAGCCGGAAACAAGTGAGCCGGTTGACCCGCGCAAAGCCGCCGTTGAAGCAGCAATCGCCCGTGCCAAAGCACGTAAAGCGGAGCAGGCGCAGAAAGAGACGCCTGCCGCCGAGCCGGAAAGCAGCGAGCCGGTTGACCCGCGCAAAGCCGCCGTCGAAGCGGCGATTGCCCGCGCGAAAGCGCGTAAAGCGGAGCAGGCGCAGAAAGAGACGCCTGCCGCCGAGCCGGAAAGCAGCGAGCCGGTTGACCCGCGCAAAGCCGCCGTCGAAGCGGCGATTGCCCGTGCCAAAGCACGCAAAGCAGAGCAGGCCCGCGCGCAGTCCAGCGCAGAAAAGGCCTCCACGCACACCCAGGCTGCCAATGACGAGCCGCGTAAAGCGGCGGTCGCGGCGGCCATTGCCCGAGTTCAGGCTAAAAAAGCCGCGCAGCAAGCTGTTAACGAGGATTAA
- the rsxB gene encoding electron transport complex subunit RsxB yields MNAITIAVAVLSVLGLLFGLILGYASRRFAVEDDPVVERIDELLPQSQCGQCGYPGCRPYAEAVGTQGEKINRCAPGGEAVMQKIATLLNVDPQPIDGDADALEPVRMLAIIDESNCIGCTKCIQACPVDAIVGATRAMHTVVSDLCTGCNLCVDPCPTQCIDLRPVAPTTQNWKWDLHTIPVRTIPVEHHA; encoded by the coding sequence ATGAATGCGATAACCATCGCCGTTGCAGTCCTGAGCGTACTTGGGCTGCTGTTCGGCCTGATCCTCGGTTACGCCTCGCGCCGGTTTGCGGTCGAGGACGATCCGGTTGTTGAACGTATCGATGAACTGCTGCCGCAGAGCCAGTGTGGGCAGTGCGGCTACCCCGGCTGTCGCCCCTACGCCGAAGCGGTCGGCACCCAGGGTGAAAAGATCAACCGCTGCGCCCCCGGCGGCGAAGCGGTGATGCAGAAAATCGCCACGCTGTTAAACGTCGACCCGCAGCCGATTGATGGCGATGCCGACGCGCTGGAACCGGTGCGTATGCTTGCCATTATTGACGAGAGCAACTGCATCGGCTGTACAAAATGCATTCAGGCCTGCCCGGTCGACGCTATCGTGGGCGCAACCCGCGCCATGCATACGGTGGTAAGCGATCTCTGCACCGGCTGTAATCTTTGTGTGGATCCGTGCCCGACGCAGTGTATCGACCTGCGCCCGGTTGCGCCAACCACGCAGAACTGGAAATGGGATCTGCACACCATTCCGGTGCGCACTATTCCTGTGGAGCACCATGCTTAA